The stretch of DNA ATGCTGAGACTTTTGACATTTGCGTCAGCAAAGGAACAGCTAAATTATGTTTCTGTATGGTACAAGGTGTTCTCTGTTTGTACTCAAGAGTTGAAGCATGGTACCTGGCTTTGGAAGCAGATATCAGATAAAGATGCTCAGAGTTACGTGTTCTCCAATACTAGAGGTACTGCACCATCTTTGaattcattttcataatttcataatgcAGAAACTGACAAAAGAGCAATGGTAGTGACTAGTGACTACTAGGGCCTAGTGGCTTAATGGTGTAGTTCTCTTTGTAAAGAAATACCTAATTGCTGGTTAGTTCTTTATTTGATTCAGTGCCTTACTAGAATCACTACATTAATAACAGGAAGACAATACATTCTGGGACTTGTTGAGATTTACAAGGTGGCTGTAGTGCTTGGAGCTTCAGTCAAGCTTTACCAACCATGGACCTGGTTAAATTCTGTTGATTTCACAGGCATCTATTCACTTCTAGATGAATGCCATGCTCTTTGGTCTAAATTGGGACTTGAGCAAGCTATCTTGAATACATCAGATCCAGCATCTACTGTCACCATCAGATTGAGTCTGGACAATATCAAGTCTATTCATGATCTTGATGCATTTTCCCTTCAAGACCATATTTTCAGTCAGAAAGAAGTTATTTGTCGACTGTCACTCCTAACTTCAGAAGTGGTAAATGGTAAGCAAATTCTGTCTTGTTCACGGCATTTGGCCAATTAGTCCTTGCATGGTAAGATAGACAGCATGAATTGGGTACAGAAGGTGTGTCAATTAGCTGCATTGATATAGGTAATTAGGAGAGCACATATTACCGAATCTCTTGCATGAAAAATAGACTATTATCACCATAAGTGCTGAATTGCCTCTTGAAATAATATAgggccatggtccacatagtgttgtgtggaccataacaaaaagtacagttttaatatactatactaaatgtacattatttgtgtactgaatgaacatgatacaatataatgtacatttagtacacaaataatgtacatcccctaaatacaatgtacatttttaataaactaaaagtatatattatttttatactgaatgtacattatttgatagtatggtccacacaatattGATTGCAGTTTAACAATAGGAATAGGTATGAAGTGGGGCGTGTTCCGTTTCTGTCTTCTAACTCTATTAATTTGATAACTTCCAAAATTAGGTATGAAGCTTGTTATCTGGAATGGAGAGCACTACTTTGTCACACTTGCAAATCTCTGGGCAAATCTTATAACCAATGATCCTCCAGAGTTGCCACATTTAAGTTTTGGATGGTAGAGTAGTGTTCCAAACAGTGGTTTGCTTCAAGGAAGATAAGTGAAGACTGATGTAAATACGGTCCAAGACTGCACACCTAGCCCGGATACAAGAAGCAGTTGCAGTATGGCTTTGCTGTTTGAAATCCCTTGATTTGGTGGACGGACTTACAAGCACAGCATTTAATATCAGTGAGAGATAAATAGGtatagatattatattatattggtcATTCTTTTTCCCCATAATAtgtaaattagtaattttgatGTCTAGGTGGGATCAGATATTCAGCCCATGTAACTAGAAAATAGGATTAGGATTATTTGGAAAATGATGACAGAAAGCATGCATTCTTTCAATGTTGTCATGCGTAAGTTTTGATGGCCCTATTTCTCCAAGTCTGTTCATCATTGTTGCCTAGTAATCTATCATATTCACATTGTAAGGTGGCactaatacaatttttttttttttggcgtaTTATAAGTTAtggtacattaaaaatgaatatttattagtgGTCCATCTTGCAATGTAGATTGCTGTTAGGGCTAATCTTACCCTATTTACTGATTATGGAAACTCATGGCAATTGGTTCTCTTTTAAATCTGCATGGCAACAATAGAGGCAATATTCCTTTTCTTTGAGAGGGATGTTTCTTTCCTTGCTTGGTAACAAGTTTCTTTATACAACAAGTCAACAAtcagaagaaaaagaataaatatgacAAATGATGAAACACTAATAATAAACGAGGCCCCATCCATTTCTTATATACTAAAATGAATTAGCCTTTATTGGCTGACACTTATGGATCAACGTTTGTTTCAGGTCACTTTATTAAGTAAATGGCCTACTTTCTTGAAAATGGCAAATTTTACTCTAGACTATTGTTTACGTAGCACCATGGACCATGAATCAAGATGACGTCGTTTCGtcgttaaaaaaaaatcataattgttGTTGCTCTCACTGTTATAATCTTTCAGCACTATCCAACATACGTATTTTCTCTCATTCTTTGGTTGTTTGCTTAGGTCTGCTCTCTCAGCTTTTTATCTTCCAATTTGCAACTTTCGGTCATTTAATTTAAAGCTTTTGATTCTTCAATTTGGTTGATTATGAACCACATTATTGATACGAACAACTGAATGTCTGTCATTGAAAAGCACGACGATCTTATAGGTTTGTATATAATTTAGATGCGATTCCAATTTCGTTGTGTAGATTGTATTCCGAGTTATAGTGTGTATTTTCTGTATTTGCAAGTGATATGAATATGTCCACCTATTTATtatcaattgattttaagtaggaCATGACAatcagatagccaaagaactctgtggttaatcGTGCTTGACTTACAACAGTCACAGGATGGATAACCCACTGAGAAGAAAGTATAGTGCAGTGCTGAAATCCATGATGAAGTACCAGTTAGCAGTGAAGGTGCAGAGAATGAAGCAACTCAAGGCCCATCATTCGTGCTCATGCACATCCAAATTCAACAAATGTGACTAGCTCGAATGATTAGGTACAAATTCCACTCAAATAGATGAGATCAACAGAGTTTACATGCGCAAAGTAGCTCTGAGAGAAGCTGAAAAGGGCCAAACCTAGTAACAAACTTAAGTTTTTACACTTTGAGGCTAAGTTCGTTGACCCCAACCCTCATACTAGATCAAGCCATATTTCAAGGAGTCCTTGCCTAAGTGGTCGTTGAGGAACCCACTCGAACTGTATGTTGTTGAAGTCGAAGTGACAATTGATATTTCAAATCATTAGGCCGATGAGGTAGCAGCTGAAGTACCCACcttgagaagaagaagaagttggtTGATGGCCTACTAAACCGAGTGGTTGCACACGCCGAAGAGTGGAGTTGTTCACCTGTTTGAGAAGTTGAAGAACCGAGATCAAAGTGTTAATGTTCTAAGCAACTCACCCACTATTCGAGGGGTTCGCCTCACACATCTATTATTCAAAAGGATGCAGAACTGAATAATAAGGGCGAAACTCGAGAGCCTGAACATGCCAAACACTCACCTATTCAAGTTGGGGATGAATGAGTCATTTTGGAATTAGTATATGATTACTCATCCAGCTATGGTGGAAACAGGGAAATTCCCAATCTATTTTTTGTAGGTATTGGATGGGCTCACTTTCTCTAAGGCCAACCCAAGGAAATTCAAATTATCAAATACAATGTCTAGAACTAAGGAGCATAAATCTTTATTTACAAAGGAGAAAAATAATGTGGTGAAGAAATCAAGGAAGGAAACTGCTAAGGCCAAGGCCACTTTGGTCAATGAAGTAGTCGCTACAAGAAAGGTGATTTTCTCCCAGCATCAGCATCAGCATGTCTTACATCGAGATGATGATCAAGGAGTTATTCAAGCCAACACAGATGACCTCAAGGAGCATGTCAtcatcatttattttatatatatatatagtagatgaCATTTTTA from Ipomoea triloba cultivar NCNSP0323 chromosome 7, ASM357664v1 encodes:
- the LOC116024367 gene encoding uncharacterized protein LOC116024367, whose amino-acid sequence is MSSIYHLAKFEINDYANIHEAGKESDREGYICEEDDLEGHPSWETCFHEFIEALRKPKFQVLESEYNLSRRLSQMENDFNSAVELLNHASIMLRLLTFASAKEQLNYVSVWYKVFSVCTQELKHGTWLWKQISDKDAQSYVFSNTRGRQYILGLVEIYKVAVVLGASVKLYQPWTWLNSVDFTGIYSLLDECHALWSKLGLEQAILNTSDPASTVTIRLSLDNIKSIHDLDAFSLQDHIFSQKEVICRLSLLTSEVVNGMKLVIWNGEHYFVTLANLWANLITNDPPELPHLSFGW